One part of the Solanum dulcamara chromosome 3, daSolDulc1.2, whole genome shotgun sequence genome encodes these proteins:
- the LOC129883061 gene encoding guanine nucleotide-binding protein subunit gamma 1 isoform X1 produces the protein MQSESSEQVRSVVAAADTRGKHRISAELKRLEQETRFLEEELELLDKMEKASAACKEMLSNVETRPDPLLPLTHGPTNPSWDRWFEGAQDASGCRCWIL, from the exons ATGCAATCAGAGAGCTCAGAACAGGTGAGATCGGTTGTGGCAGCAGCTGATACAAGAGGGAAGCATCGGATATCTGCTGAATTGAAAAGACTTGAGCAAGAAACTCGTTTTTTAGAG GAAGAACTTGAATTGCTTGACAAAATGGAAAAGGCATCAGCTGCTTGCAAGGA GATGCTAAGTAATGTGGAAACAAGACCAGATCCACTACTACCACT aacacatggTCCAACAAATCCTTCGTGGGATCGATGGTTTGAAGGAGCACAAGACGCATCAGGTTGCAGATGCTGGATATTGTGA
- the LOC129883061 gene encoding guanine nucleotide-binding protein subunit gamma 2 isoform X2: MQSESSEQVRSVVAAADTRGKHRISAELKRLEQETRFLEEELELLDKMEKASAACKEWWAGTDRADAEPPFCSMTCTKALGC, from the exons ATGCAATCAGAGAGCTCAGAACAGGTGAGATCGGTTGTGGCAGCAGCTGATACAAGAGGGAAGCATCGGATATCTGCTGAATTGAAAAGACTTGAGCAAGAAACTCGTTTTTTAGAG GAAGAACTTGAATTGCTTGACAAAATGGAAAAGGCATCAGCTGCTTGCAAGGA GTGGTGGGCAGGAACTGATCGTGCAGACGCCGAGCCCCCTTTTTGTAGCATGACCTGCACAAAAGCATTAG GATGCTAA
- the LOC129883062 gene encoding leucine-rich repeat extensin-like protein 6, with protein sequence MATGSSRPPPKTYDLEITIVSAKHLKNVNWRHGDLKPYVIFWVDPDQRRATQADDSGNTRPVWNERFLLHLPQSQSPHDSVLTLEIFHSKPSETPKPLVGTLRVSLKELVNVDDYNKIRTFELRRPSGRPHGKIRLKLAIRESPTQDYQIPPPSSYYYSTAPPPPPSYRTFPSSPYTSHPPPPPPVVAPPPPASPSPPPPPPAQSYPYGGYTDPYSSYYPGYYSQPPPPPRPFVERQSSYGSLGSRPSAPVDYYPPYDHKRSGKMGMGVGVGTGLAVGAVAGTLGGMTLGEGLKYEEGKIAGRVENNIASRDDYSNYSVEY encoded by the coding sequence ATGGCAACTGGTTCTTCTCGTCCTCCACCGAAAACCTACGATCTCGAAATCACCATCGTCTCCGCCAAGCATCTGAAAAATGTCAATTGGCGTCACGGTGATCTAAAGCCCTATGTTATCTTTTGGGTCGACCCGGATCAACGTCGCGCCACCCAAGCTGATGATTCCGGCAATACCCGACCCGTTTGGAACGAGCGATTCCTCCTCCATCTTCCCCAATCTCAATCTCCTCACGATTCCGTTCTGACTCTCGAGATCTTCCATTCAAAACCTTCAGAAACTCCCAAACCTTTAGTCGGTACACTTAGGGTTTCATTGAAGGAACTTGTTAACGTGGACGATTACAACAAAATCAGAACTTTTGAGCTCCGGCGACCCTCCGGTCGTCCTCATGGTAAGATCCGACTCAAGCTTGCTATTCGCGAATCTCCAACCCAAGATTACCAAATACCCCCTCCTTCTAGCTATTATTACTCTACAGCCCCTCCTCCTCCGCCTTCCTATAGAACATTTCCTTCTTCCCCATACACCTCACACCCTCCTCCTCCGCCTCCTGTAGTGGCACCGCCGCCACCTGCTTCTCCATCACCACCGCCTCCTCCTCCGGCACAGTCTTATCCATACGGAGGATACACTGATCCGTATTCTAGTTACTACCCGGGTTACTACTCTCAGCCTCCCCCTCCTCCGCGACCATTTGTAGAGCGGCAATCTAGCTATGGCAGTTTGGGTTCAAGGCCAAGCGCCCCTGTTGATTATTATCCTCCTTATGATCACAAGCGTAGTGGAAAGATGGGGATGGGAGTTGGAGTGGGCACCGGATTGGCGGTTGGAGCAGTGGCTGGTACACTCGGAGGAATGACATTAGGAGAAGGATTGAAGTACGAAGAAGGGAAGATTGCAGGGAGAGTTGAAAACAACATAGCATCCAGGGATGATTACAGCAATTACAGTGTTGAATATTGA
- the LOC129883063 gene encoding pyruvate kinase isozyme A, chloroplastic — protein sequence MSHAINFFVSSSSRSSATFTISRPSVFVSTGSLRVPVKKSLRSLVVKASASDLDESQSSPVLVSENGSGGVLSSVTQEYGRNNAVAPSADSSSIEVDTVTEAELKENGFRSTRRTKLICTIGPATCGFEQLEALAVEGMNVARINMCHGTRDWHRMVIERVRRLNEDKGFAVAIMMDTEGSEIHMGDLGGASSAKAEDGEIWNFTVRAFDPPLPERTITVNYDGFAEDVKVGDDLLVDGGMVRFEVIEKIGPDVKCLCTDPGLLLPRANLTFWRDGKLVRERNAMLPTISSKDWLDIDFGIAEGVDFIAVSFVKSAEVIKHLKSYIKARARDGDIAVIAKIESIDSLRNLEEIIKASDGAMVARGDLGAQIPLEQVPSEQQKIVQLCRQLNRPVIVASQLLESMIEYPIPTRAEVADVSEAVRQRGDALMLSGESAMGLFPEKALTVLRTVSLRIERRWREQKRREVIELPSIASSFSDSISEEICNSAAKMANNLEVDALFVYTKNGHMASLLSRCRPDCPIFAFTTATSVRRRLNLQWGLMPFRLNYSDDMESNLNKTFSLLKARGMIKSGDLIIAVSDMLQSIQVMNVP from the exons ATGTCGCACGCTATTAACTTCTTTGTTTCGTCTTCTTCACGCTCATCTGCAACTTTCACAATCTCAAGGCCGTCGGTGTTTGTATCAACCGGTAGTTTACGGGTACCGGTGAAGAAATCATTACGGAGTTTAGTTGTGAAAGCGTCGGCGTCAGATCTCGATGAGTCACAGTCATCTCCGGTGTTAGTTTCGGAGAATGGTTCCGGAGGGGTGTTATCAAGTGTGACGCAGGAGTATGGTCGTAATAATGCGGTCGCACCGTCAGCGGATTCGAGTTCGATTGAAGTGGATACTGTAACGGAGGCGGAACTGAAGGAGAATGGGTTTCGGAGTACACGTAGGACGAAGTTAATTTGCACAATTGGTCCTGCTACTTGTGGGTTTGAGCAGCTGGAGGCTTTGGCTGTGGAAGGAATGAATGTTGCTAGGATAAATATGTGTCATGGAACACGTGATTGGCATCGTATGGTAATTGAGAGAGTTCGGAGGTTGAATGAGGATAAAGGGTTTGCTGTTGCCATCATGATGGATACTGAAGGTAGTGAGATTCATATGGGAGACCTTGGCGGGGCATCATCTGCTAAAGCCGAG GATGGCGAAATTTGGAATTTCACTGTTCGTGCATTTGATCCACCACTTCCGGAACGCACCATCACTGTTAACTATGATGGTTTTGCTGAAG ATGTGAAAGTGGGTGATGATCTACTAGTAGATGGTGGAATGGTGAGATTTGAAGTGATTGAGAAAATTGGGCCAGATGTTAAGTGTCTTTGCACGGATCCTGGACTTCTTTTGCCTCGGGCTAATCTGACATTTTGGCGGGATGGTAAATTAGTAAGGGAGCGGAATGCTATGCTTCCAACAATTTCCTCAAAG GATTGGCTAGacattgactttgggattgccGAGGGTGTAGATTTTATTGCTGTATCATTTGTCAAGTCTGCTGAAGTCATTAAGCATCTTAAGAGCTACATTAAAGCCCGGGCTCGAGATGG TGATATTGCTGTAATTGCAAAGATAGAGAGCATTGACTCGTTGAGGAACCTAGAAGAAATAATTAAGGCATCAGATGGTGCTATGGTGGCAAGAGGAGATCTTGGTGCTCAAATTCCATTAGAACAGGTTCCATCAGAGCAGCAAAAGATTGTTCAGCTATGCAGACAGCTAAATAGGCCTGTTATAGTAGCTTCCCAGTTGCTAGAATCTATGATTGAATACCCTATTCCAACTAGAGCTGAAGTTGCTGATGTTTCTGAAGCAGTTAGGCAACGGGGGGATGCTTTGATGCTTTCTGGTGAGTCGGCCATGGGACTGTTTCCTGAGAAGGCATTGACTGTCCTAAGAACTGTTAGCTTGAGAATTGAAAGAAGGTGGAGAGAACAGAAACGCCGCGAAGTTATTGAATTGCCATCCATAGCATCTTCCTTTTCCGATAGCATTTCAGAAGAGATTTGCAACTCTGCCGCCAAGATGG CTAACAATTTGGAAGTTGATGCTCTTTTTGTTTACACCAAGAATGGGCACATGGCATCTCTCTTGTCACGCTGCCGCCCTGATTGCCCAATATTTGCATTTACAACGGCAACATCTGTTCGTAGACGTCTGAACCTGCAATGGGGTCTAATGCCTTTCCGCTTGAATTACTCCGATGATATGGAAAGCAACCTAAACAAAACTTTCTCCTTGCTAAAAGCTCGAGGCATGATCAAGTCAGGTGACCTCATCATTGCTGTTTCTGACATGCTGCAGTCCATTCAAGTTATGAATGTCCCGTGA